Sequence from the Pirellulales bacterium genome:
GGAAACCACCGCCGTTCATTCTCACGCCGCTTCGCAAACCGTCACGGTTCCTTTGGCCGAAATCTTGCCCCTCTTGGCCGATGCCGCCAACAGCCGCCGCACCTGGCTGAAAGATTTTGCCGGCGACGATGTCACCATCTCCGCCGACCTTTACGAAGTGATTTTGGCCTACCAACATCACATTCGCCCGTCGGCCTAAGCCGCTTCTGGCAGAAAAATCAAAGTTTTTCTAGTCCCGCTGTAACGCGGGGCTTTTTTTTGCGCTGAACATGGCAGAGGAATGCTGGGATCACAAATCATCATTCATTGGTCATTGGGATTTGGTCATTGGTCATTGAAGTCCCCGCGGGACTCACCTTCTGACGCCAACGACGCACTCAAGCATTGCCATTTTTTAGCTGCCGATCGTCTGGCGTCACAAGCTGACTCCTGCGCCACGCTGTTGTTTTTCTGCGTACAATTGCGTTAAGCTTGCCTTGGTCCAATCACGCACTGAGATACACCCCATGCCCGCCACCCGCCGCCCGCCAAGTCCGCCCGGACGTTGGCCGCTGGGCAACCTTCCCAACTTCCGCCGAGACATGCTCGGCTTTTTCACCCGCTGTGCCCGCGAGTACGGCGATCTGGTGGCGCTGCGCCTGGGCCCGCGGCTGGTCCATTTGGCCACCCATCCCGATTTCGTGGAGCAAGTGCTGGTTACCGAAAACAAAAAATTCGGCAAAAGTTACGTCTTCGAATTGCTCCGGCCCATGCTCGGCAACGGCCTGGTCAATAGCGAAGGAGATTTTTGGCTTCGCCAGCGGCGTCTCGTGCAGCCGGCTTTCAATAAAAACAGCGTCAACAACTACGCCGGCACCTTTGTGGCCCACACGCAGCGGCTGCTCAGCGGGTGGAGCAATGGTCAGCAAACCACGCTGCATCACGAAATGTCGCGCCTCACCCTGGCCATTGTCGGCGCGGCGCTCATGGATATGGAACTAGCGCACGTCAGCAAAGATATTGCCGCCCCGCTGGAAAGCGCCATGCGCGATTTCAGCCATCGTTTCGAAAGCGCCTGGAATCCGCCCGTCTGGCTCCCCACGCCCCGCAACCGCCGGGCCAAGCACAACGTGGCCAAGCTGGACGAAGTCGTCAACCGCATCATCCGCCAGCGCCGCGAAGAAGGCCGCGACCACGGCGACCTCCTCTCCAAGCTCATCGCCGCCCGCGACGAAGTCGATCAAACCGGGATGACCGACCGCCAGCTCCGCGACGAGGTCATGACGCTGTTCCTCGCAGGTCACGAAACCACCGCCAACGCTTTGGTCTGGACGTGGTTCCTGCTAGCGCAACATCCGGAAGTAGAGCGCCGCCTGCTGAGCGAAATTTCCGCCGTGGTCGGCGACCGCTGGCCGCAATTGGCCGATGTGCAACAGCTGACTTACACCGAGGCTGTGCTCAAAGAAGCCATGCGTTTGTTTCCTCCCGTCTACGCCTTCAGCCGCCGCGTGCTAACCGATGCCACGATCGGCGGCTTCGATGTTCCCGCCGGCAGCGCCGTGATTATGAGCCAATGGGTCATTCACCGCGACCGCCGCTGGTTCGAGCAACCCGATCGCTTTCTCCCCGACCGCTGGCTCTCTTCTTCCTCTCTCCCTTCGGGTGAGGGCGCCGGTACAAAGAGCAATGAACAAAACTCCCGGCCAGACTACGCCTACTTCCCCTTCGGCG
This genomic interval carries:
- a CDS encoding cytochrome P450, translated to MPATRRPPSPPGRWPLGNLPNFRRDMLGFFTRCAREYGDLVALRLGPRLVHLATHPDFVEQVLVTENKKFGKSYVFELLRPMLGNGLVNSEGDFWLRQRRLVQPAFNKNSVNNYAGTFVAHTQRLLSGWSNGQQTTLHHEMSRLTLAIVGAALMDMELAHVSKDIAAPLESAMRDFSHRFESAWNPPVWLPTPRNRRAKHNVAKLDEVVNRIIRQRREEGRDHGDLLSKLIAARDEVDQTGMTDRQLRDEVMTLFLAGHETTANALVWTWFLLAQHPEVERRLLSEISAVVGDRWPQLADVQQLTYTEAVLKEAMRLFPPVYAFSRRVLTDATIGGFDVPAGSAVIMSQWVIHRDRRWFEQPDRFLPDRWLSSSSLPSGEGAGTKSNEQNSRPDYAYFPFGGGPRVCIGNTFAMLEMVLVVAAIAPRFRFELIAPEKVRPWPSVTLRSNNGVPAVIHPRTSK